In Chryseobacterium gleum, a single genomic region encodes these proteins:
- a CDS encoding helix-turn-helix domain-containing protein → MKIITIEEEAWQQLNSCINAIADYLKRLENTSYDDLWLNNHEVCQYLHISEKTLWRMRTKGEISYSKIYGQYFYTIGAIKEMLNANAIQSSDEFVQELMAKGKSYIEKGRKLKKDKK, encoded by the coding sequence ATGAAAATAATAACCATTGAAGAAGAAGCCTGGCAACAGCTCAACAGCTGTATCAATGCCATTGCCGACTACCTGAAAAGATTGGAGAATACAAGCTATGATGACCTTTGGCTCAATAACCATGAGGTATGCCAATACCTTCACATCAGCGAGAAAACGCTGTGGCGTATGCGTACTAAAGGTGAGATATCTTATTCAAAAATTTACGGTCAGTATTTCTACACCATTGGAGCTATCAAAGAAATGCTCAATGCCAATGCCATACAGAGCAGTGACGAATTTGTGCAGGAGCTTATGGCAAAAGGCAAAAGCTACATCGAAAAAGGCAGAAAGCTAAAGAAAGATAAAAAATAG
- a CDS encoding helix-turn-helix domain-containing protein encodes MNIDRMEFLAWMERLMGRLDMLGDNIDELQKKRNSIDGEELLDNQDLLQMLKISNRSLQRYRSIGKLPYYTISGKLYYKLSDVHQFIRDSFNPPSTR; translated from the coding sequence ATGAATATTGACAGAATGGAATTTTTGGCGTGGATGGAACGCTTAATGGGACGTCTTGATATGCTGGGCGATAATATAGATGAGTTACAAAAGAAACGTAATAGCATAGATGGCGAGGAACTACTCGATAACCAGGATTTACTTCAGATGCTGAAAATCAGCAACCGTTCCCTGCAACGGTATCGCTCCATCGGCAAACTGCCCTATTACACCATTAGTGGCAAACTTTATTACAAATTGTCTGATGTTCATCAATTCATCAGAGATAGCTTTAACCCACCTTCAACCAGATAA
- a CDS encoding DUF3945 domain-containing protein translates to MSEETINKQEMPEQLSDILLVLDKEKMKIQAVKSIDENGKMETVDPTKKNQNQFMRVDKSGDFFSNFFSNFFSQLKNPTNFSFFKVPAPIAVEKAQEMQKQVDKPTPEGEKIMKEHEVKIEQQSDKKQVNQNNMATTQTTQEASEYRYKPEQIDWDTMTNLGLSKEYLEKRNLLEPLLKGYKTNELLPIGVNLGGTILRTDARLSLQQAEDGKVVVGIHGIKKEPNLHFEFFGHKFTDEDKKNLLETGNMGRVVDLKNSKTGELMPSIISIDRLTNDVIALRTDFIKIPDEIKGVKLNEEQKQTLLEGKPLYLEGMVSTKGTEFSATVQFNADKRYVEFLFDRNNSNRQTHSNGQTQENKQNQSQEAPKTFRGKELTDDQHKDFKAGQTIYIDGLKDKKGQPYQGYITFNKETGKTDFAFPSQVKAQAKPIEAHKTQTVVNSEGKTNEATKNIKEPLKSGQQRPKNKQQQEQQEKPKAPAKSKGVKR, encoded by the coding sequence ATGAGTGAAGAAACCATAAATAAACAGGAAATGCCCGAACAGTTATCGGACATATTGCTGGTGCTGGATAAAGAAAAAATGAAAATCCAAGCTGTAAAGAGTATAGACGAAAACGGGAAAATGGAAACTGTTGACCCCACGAAGAAAAACCAAAACCAGTTTATGCGTGTGGACAAAAGTGGTGATTTCTTTTCGAACTTCTTCTCCAATTTTTTCAGCCAGTTAAAGAACCCTACCAATTTTTCATTCTTCAAAGTACCTGCACCTATCGCTGTTGAAAAAGCACAGGAAATGCAAAAGCAGGTTGACAAGCCAACTCCTGAAGGCGAAAAAATAATGAAAGAGCACGAAGTAAAAATAGAACAGCAATCGGATAAGAAACAAGTAAACCAAAATAATATGGCAACAACACAAACAACACAGGAAGCAAGCGAATACCGCTACAAACCAGAACAGATTGATTGGGATACTATGACCAATCTCGGATTAAGCAAGGAATACCTTGAAAAGAGAAACCTACTTGAACCTTTATTGAAAGGTTACAAAACAAATGAACTCTTACCGATTGGTGTCAACCTCGGTGGTACAATTCTTCGTACAGATGCCCGCTTGTCTTTACAACAAGCCGAAGACGGAAAAGTTGTGGTAGGAATACACGGCATCAAAAAAGAACCCAATTTGCATTTTGAATTTTTCGGGCACAAGTTTACGGATGAAGACAAAAAGAACCTGCTCGAAACTGGTAATATGGGGCGTGTGGTAGATTTGAAAAATTCCAAAACTGGAGAACTGATGCCGTCCATTATAAGTATAGACAGACTAACGAATGATGTAATTGCATTGAGGACGGATTTTATAAAAATTCCCGATGAAATTAAAGGTGTAAAACTGAATGAAGAGCAAAAGCAAACTCTACTGGAAGGCAAACCACTTTATTTAGAAGGTATGGTTTCTACGAAAGGAACTGAATTTTCGGCAACGGTACAGTTCAATGCAGATAAGCGATATGTGGAGTTTTTGTTCGACCGAAACAATTCTAACAGGCAAACCCACAGCAACGGACAAACTCAAGAAAATAAGCAAAACCAATCTCAGGAAGCTCCAAAAACATTCAGAGGTAAAGAATTGACCGATGATCAACATAAGGATTTCAAAGCCGGTCAAACCATCTACATTGATGGATTGAAAGATAAAAAAGGACAACCGTATCAGGGTTATATCACTTTCAACAAAGAAACCGGAAAAACTGATTTTGCCTTTCCAAGCCAAGTTAAGGCACAGGCAAAACCTATCGAAGCCCATAAAACACAAACTGTCGTCAATTCAGAGGGCAAAACCAACGAAGCGACCAAAAACATCAAAGAGCCTTTGAAGTCGGGGCAACAAAGACCGAAAAACAAACAACAGCAGGAACAACAGGAAAAGCCGAAAGCTCCTGCAAAATCCAAAGGCGTAAAAAGGTAA